The following are encoded in a window of Pseudomonas sp. St316 genomic DNA:
- a CDS encoding putative Ig domain-containing protein — protein MIFNVQNFGAKGDGITDDTAAIQSAIDAAAAAGGGQVYMPTGTYIVSGGEEPSDGCLMLKSNVYLYGDGMGETTVKLVDGSDTKITGIIRSAYGEETHDFGVSNLTIDGNRDSTTGKVDGWFNGYIPGEEGYDSNVTLDSVEIKDCSGYGFDPHEQTVNMVIKNSVSHGNGLDGFVADFLSDSTFENNVAYDNDRHGFNVVTSTHDFTMTNNVAYDNGGNGIVVQRGSENIPSPSNITITGGEVYGNGAEGVLVKLSSEVTVTGIDIHDNASAGIRIYGSNHVEIIDNTLNNNSLGGAVPEIIIQSYDDTQGVSGKYFNGSDNTIQGNIISGSNLSTYGVAERNEDGTDRNAIIANTISHTSNGATLIYGDGSYVSATVPMTTVQGTAGNDTLLGSAASEIFYGGAGNDTINGAAGGDILVGGAGIDKLTGGTGADTFRFVAQSDSYRNATTSFDDTITDFDVTQDKIDLAGLGFTGLGNGRGGTLQVSYSASNNRTYIKDFDADASGNRFELILTGNLASTLTASNFIFNRVITGTSGSDSLLGSDAADTLLGLAGNDSLSGGAGDDKLDGGAGMDTLTGGAGADTFVFANRLDSYRNYNTGGANLGDLITDFNVSADKIDLSAMGFTGLGDGKNNTVYLVLNSAGTKTYIKSLEADANGNRFEVALDGNYLNTLTNANFVFATTSPTNHAPVLATPLLDQNATENTPFSYVVPATSFTDPDNDSLSYTAKLADGSALPSWLIFDAATRTFSGTPPDTASGTYAIQVTASDGSNATVSDSFTLAVQDVPTAIVINGTPNNDTLTGTAANEQLFGGAGNDTLNGGAGNDILVGGTGVDKLTGGTGADVFRYTSKLDSYRTGSTSASDQILDFDVAADKIDVSALGYTGLGNGLNGTLQVTYSASTNRTYLKDLTVDANGNRFEVSMAGNFVSSLTASHFVFADQNTPTNVAPVVATPLLDQNASESTPFSYTVASNSFTDANQDVLTYTATLANGTALPTWLSFNATSLTFSGTPTSTAAGNYDVLVKATDPSGASVSDSFALVVADAPANTITGTNNAETLNGTTGADLILGLGGNDTIKAGTGADIIDGGAGRDSLYGGDGADTFRYSNLLDSYRDYDTGGVTATDTIYDFTVGVDKINVSGLGFLGLGDGSNGTLYMTLNAAGDKTYIKSAEADADGNRFEIALNGNYLNTLTASDFVFGERVQQDILYLPTLGQSNARLLRMTEDDDQSGTSMLVKDLDRYTPYDVRSQFTDADGNGIDIAVGGSTVNGLSTLSAEELQLCWWLTDTNQPGPALLRAVTLLRDQRTELQAIDNVTMGIIWGQGEEAAQEIARATDKAAAAAAYKAATLKVFDYLHAQFGNFSVYLMETGHYEQDAARARGYSQEKIASIVEGVGYVRAAQEAIAAERADVKLAVDYTDLPLRYEVDPLVYPDDVWHLHEESAEIVGQRLADYIADDLGFQGNPNDNNSVQDIFDNAQNQGGMISGTDQADTLVGSSGNDTLNGDLGADTMSGGDGNDIYVVDNAFDSVVETNTSASQIDTVQASVSWTLGPNLENLVLTGVSEIDGTGNERRNFITGNAANNVLDGAAGADSMSGGDGSDTYFVDNADDSVIETNSNKVTGGVDSVHSSLAAYTLGNNVENLYVDSTGAANGTGNALDNTLFAGAGNNVLDGRDGIDTASFERALSGVTVNLSTSAQQNTVGSGLDTLKFIENLKGSAYADTLSGNSAANVLDGGAGNDTLVGGSGDDRLIGGAGTDNLTGGTGADTYAFGALSDMGVGALRDVINGFKSTEFDKLDLTGLDANPQTATVDHFTFIGSNAFDPTNATGQLRFADGILYGSTNADATPEFEFELVGVKELHASDFTA, from the coding sequence ATGATTTTCAACGTACAAAATTTTGGCGCCAAAGGAGATGGCATCACGGACGACACGGCAGCCATCCAAAGTGCGATTGATGCGGCGGCCGCGGCCGGCGGTGGGCAGGTGTACATGCCAACCGGCACCTACATCGTTTCGGGGGGAGAGGAACCTTCCGATGGCTGCCTGATGCTCAAGAGCAATGTCTACCTGTACGGCGACGGCATGGGCGAGACCACGGTCAAGCTAGTCGACGGCTCGGACACCAAGATCACCGGGATCATCCGCTCGGCCTACGGCGAGGAAACCCACGATTTCGGCGTCAGCAACCTCACCATCGACGGCAACCGCGACAGCACCACCGGCAAGGTCGACGGCTGGTTCAACGGCTACATTCCAGGCGAAGAAGGCTACGACTCCAACGTCACCCTCGACAGCGTCGAGATCAAGGATTGCTCCGGGTACGGTTTCGACCCCCACGAGCAAACCGTCAACATGGTCATCAAGAACAGCGTGTCCCACGGCAACGGCCTGGACGGCTTCGTCGCCGACTTCCTCAGCGACAGCACCTTCGAAAACAACGTCGCCTACGACAACGACCGCCACGGTTTCAACGTCGTCACCAGCACCCACGATTTCACCATGACCAATAACGTCGCCTACGACAACGGCGGCAATGGCATCGTGGTCCAGCGCGGCAGCGAGAACATCCCCTCGCCCAGCAACATCACCATCACCGGCGGCGAGGTCTATGGCAACGGCGCCGAAGGCGTGCTGGTCAAGCTCTCCAGCGAAGTGACCGTCACTGGCATCGACATCCACGACAACGCCAGCGCCGGGATCCGTATCTACGGCAGCAACCACGTCGAAATCATCGACAACACCCTCAACAACAATTCCCTGGGCGGCGCCGTACCGGAAATCATCATCCAGTCCTACGACGACACCCAGGGCGTGTCCGGCAAATACTTCAACGGCAGCGATAACACCATCCAGGGCAACATCATCAGCGGCAGCAACCTGTCGACCTATGGTGTGGCAGAGCGCAACGAGGACGGCACTGACCGCAACGCCATCATCGCCAACACCATCAGCCACACGAGCAACGGCGCCACGCTGATCTATGGCGACGGCAGCTACGTCAGCGCTACGGTGCCCATGACCACCGTGCAAGGTACGGCGGGCAACGACACCCTGCTCGGCAGCGCCGCCAGCGAGATTTTCTACGGTGGTGCGGGCAACGACACCATCAATGGCGCGGCCGGCGGCGATATCCTGGTCGGTGGCGCGGGCATCGACAAACTCACCGGAGGCACAGGTGCCGATACGTTCCGGTTCGTCGCGCAGTCGGACAGCTACCGCAACGCAACCACCAGTTTCGATGACACCATCACCGACTTCGACGTCACCCAGGACAAGATCGACCTCGCTGGGCTCGGCTTCACCGGCCTGGGCAATGGCCGTGGCGGCACCCTGCAGGTCAGCTACAGCGCCAGCAACAACCGCACCTACATCAAGGACTTCGACGCCGACGCCAGTGGCAACCGCTTCGAACTGATTCTGACGGGCAACCTGGCCAGCACCCTGACCGCCAGCAATTTCATCTTCAATCGCGTGATCACCGGGACCAGCGGCAGCGACTCGCTGTTGGGTAGTGATGCGGCCGACACCCTGCTCGGCCTGGCGGGTAACGACAGCCTCAGCGGCGGCGCCGGCGACGACAAACTCGACGGTGGCGCCGGCATGGACACCCTCACCGGTGGCGCCGGGGCGGACACCTTTGTGTTCGCCAACCGCCTGGACAGCTACCGCAACTACAACACCGGCGGCGCCAACCTCGGCGACCTGATCACCGACTTCAACGTCAGCGCCGACAAGATCGACCTGTCGGCCATGGGCTTCACCGGCCTGGGGGATGGCAAGAACAACACCGTGTACCTGGTGCTCAACAGTGCCGGCACCAAGACCTACATCAAGTCCCTTGAAGCCGATGCCAATGGCAACCGCTTCGAAGTGGCGCTGGACGGCAATTACCTCAACACCCTGACCAACGCCAACTTCGTCTTCGCCACTACCTCGCCGACCAACCATGCACCGGTACTGGCGACGCCGCTGCTCGATCAAAACGCGACCGAAAACACCCCGTTCAGCTACGTGGTGCCGGCCACCAGCTTCACCGATCCGGATAACGACAGCCTGAGCTACACCGCCAAGCTCGCCGATGGCAGCGCCCTGCCCAGTTGGCTGATCTTCGATGCCGCCACTCGCACCTTCAGTGGTACGCCACCGGACACCGCGTCGGGCACCTACGCCATCCAGGTCACCGCGAGTGACGGCAGCAACGCCACCGTCAGCGACAGCTTTACCCTTGCCGTGCAGGACGTCCCCACCGCCATTGTGATCAATGGCACGCCGAACAACGACACGCTGACCGGCACCGCGGCCAATGAGCAATTGTTCGGTGGCGCGGGCAACGACACCCTCAATGGCGGCGCCGGCAACGACATCCTGGTCGGCGGCACCGGGGTGGACAAGCTCACCGGTGGCACGGGAGCCGATGTCTTTCGCTACACCTCGAAACTCGACAGCTACCGCACCGGCTCCACCAGCGCCAGTGACCAGATCCTCGACTTCGACGTGGCCGCCGACAAGATCGATGTCTCGGCCCTTGGCTATACCGGCCTGGGTAACGGGCTCAACGGCACCCTGCAGGTCACTTACAGTGCCTCGACCAACCGTACCTACCTCAAGGATCTGACGGTCGATGCCAACGGCAACCGGTTCGAGGTCTCGATGGCAGGCAACTTCGTGAGCAGCCTGACGGCCAGTCACTTTGTCTTCGCCGACCAGAACACCCCAACCAACGTGGCGCCGGTCGTGGCCACCCCACTGTTGGACCAGAACGCCAGTGAAAGCACGCCGTTCAGTTACACCGTGGCCAGCAACAGCTTCACCGACGCCAACCAGGATGTGCTGACCTACACCGCGACCCTCGCCAACGGCACTGCTCTGCCCACATGGCTGAGTTTCAATGCCACCAGCCTGACCTTCAGCGGCACCCCGACCAGCACGGCGGCAGGCAACTACGACGTGTTGGTCAAGGCCACCGATCCCTCGGGCGCCTCGGTCAGTGACAGCTTCGCCCTGGTGGTGGCCGATGCGCCCGCCAACACCATCACCGGCACCAACAATGCCGAAACCCTCAACGGTACGACCGGCGCGGACCTGATCCTTGGCCTGGGCGGCAACGACACAATCAAGGCCGGCACCGGCGCGGACATCATCGACGGTGGTGCCGGACGCGATTCGCTGTACGGCGGCGACGGTGCCGACACCTTCCGCTACAGCAACCTGCTCGACAGCTACCGCGACTACGACACCGGGGGCGTCACGGCCACAGACACGATCTATGACTTCACCGTCGGCGTCGACAAGATCAATGTCTCGGGGCTGGGCTTTCTCGGCCTCGGCGATGGCAGCAACGGCACGCTGTACATGACCCTGAACGCGGCCGGCGACAAGACCTACATCAAGTCCGCCGAAGCCGATGCCGACGGCAACCGCTTTGAGATCGCGCTCAATGGCAACTACCTCAACACCCTCACCGCCAGCGACTTCGTCTTCGGCGAACGCGTCCAGCAGGACATCCTCTACCTGCCGACGCTCGGCCAATCCAATGCGCGCCTGCTACGCATGACCGAAGACGACGACCAGTCCGGTACCTCGATGCTGGTCAAAGACCTGGACCGCTACACCCCCTACGACGTGCGCAGCCAGTTCACCGATGCCGACGGCAACGGCATCGACATCGCCGTGGGCGGCAGCACGGTCAACGGCCTCTCCACCCTCAGCGCCGAGGAACTCCAGCTGTGCTGGTGGCTGACCGACACCAACCAACCTGGACCTGCACTGTTGCGAGCGGTGACGTTACTGCGCGACCAGCGCACCGAACTGCAGGCGATCGATAACGTCACCATGGGCATCATCTGGGGCCAGGGCGAGGAAGCCGCCCAGGAAATCGCCCGCGCCACCGACAAGGCGGCGGCAGCAGCGGCCTACAAGGCCGCGACCCTGAAGGTGTTCGACTACTTGCACGCCCAGTTCGGCAACTTCAGCGTGTACCTGATGGAAACCGGTCACTACGAGCAGGATGCGGCCCGGGCCCGGGGCTATTCGCAAGAGAAGATCGCATCCATCGTCGAGGGCGTCGGTTACGTCCGCGCCGCCCAGGAAGCCATCGCCGCCGAGCGCGCCGACGTCAAGCTGGCGGTGGACTACACCGACCTGCCCTTGCGCTACGAAGTCGACCCGCTGGTGTACCCCGATGATGTCTGGCACCTGCACGAGGAGTCGGCGGAAATCGTCGGCCAACGCCTGGCGGACTATATTGCCGATGACCTGGGCTTCCAGGGCAATCCCAACGACAACAACAGCGTGCAGGACATTTTCGACAACGCCCAGAACCAGGGCGGGATGATCTCCGGTACCGACCAGGCCGACACCCTGGTAGGCAGCTCGGGCAACGACACCCTCAATGGCGACCTGGGCGCCGACACCATGAGCGGTGGCGACGGCAACGACATCTACGTGGTCGACAATGCCTTCGACAGCGTGGTGGAAACCAACACCTCGGCTTCGCAGATCGATACGGTGCAGGCCTCGGTGAGTTGGACGCTGGGGCCCAATCTCGAGAACCTGGTGCTTACCGGTGTGTCGGAGATCGACGGAACAGGCAATGAGCGGCGCAATTTCATCACCGGCAACGCCGCCAATAACGTGCTCGACGGCGCCGCAGGGGCCGACAGCATGAGCGGTGGCGATGGCAGCGACACCTACTTTGTCGACAATGCCGACGACAGCGTGATCGAGACCAACAGCAACAAGGTGACCGGAGGGGTCGACAGCGTGCACAGCAGCCTGGCGGCCTACACCTTGGGCAACAACGTGGAAAACCTGTATGTCGATAGCACCGGCGCCGCCAATGGCACCGGCAACGCGCTGGACAATACGCTGTTCGCCGGTGCCGGCAACAATGTCCTGGATGGACGCGATGGCATTGACACGGCCAGCTTTGAGCGCGCCCTGTCCGGCGTGACCGTGAATCTCTCGACGTCGGCGCAACAGAACACCGTGGGGTCCGGGCTCGACACGTTGAAATTCATCGAAAACCTGAAGGGAAGCGCCTATGCCGACACACTGTCGGGAAACAGTGCCGCGAACGTCCTGGACGGCGGCGCGGGCAACGATACGTTGGTGGGTGGCTCGGGTGATGACCGGTTGATCGGCGGCGCAGGCACCGACAACCTCACCGGTGGCACGGGCGCCGACACCTACGCCTTTGGTGCGCTGTCGGACATGGGCGTCGGGGCCTTGCGCGATGTGATCAACGGCTTCAAGAGCACGGAGTTCGACAAGTTGGACCTCACCGGCCTGGACGCCAACCCGCAGACCGCCACGGTCGATCACTTCACGTTCATCGGCAGCAACGCCTTCGACCCCACCAATGCCACAGGCCAGCTGCGCTTTGCCGATGGCATTCTCTATGGCAGTACCAACGCCGACGCCACCCCCGAGTTCGAATTCGAACTGGTCGGCGTCAAGGAGCTGCACGCCAGCGACTTCACCGCCTGA
- a CDS encoding TolC family outer membrane protein yields MVDRCRYRLRVLLGLCAGWAVLNPVWAAEGGLSLTAAYDASRLNDPTVQSAAHAFEASRHEEDIGRGGLYPQVSLTSRYGYGGRTDGGDDRTYVNSNDYQANSVTLAAQQPLYDKARWAAYQEGKARGQLGSQVFDVAGQTLYDRVAKGYFDVARAENEIKLITQQKAAIQGLVVQSKKLYEGGQGAITDIDEAQARLDLVQAQEAEAQARRVAALRALSGRASVAIDDILPMREELAAGSPIPPEQDLPYWTTIAREASPELAARLAAVKVAEAQADSQRAGHYPSLSLTTQLTRRETRQYQELDPRQDSYYVGVQLDIPLYRGGAVRASVAKAEAQLAGAQSDYDVQRQQLAEDIEADYLGVVAGFTKSKAMQRAVESNQRALASTEKGFQGGVRSTVDILDAQQRLFQARRDLLNTKLDMLQSYVSLHTHTGQMNRAVLEQVQSLF; encoded by the coding sequence ATGGTCGACCGTTGCCGATACCGTTTGCGTGTCTTGCTGGGCCTGTGTGCGGGGTGGGCGGTGCTCAATCCGGTGTGGGCCGCTGAGGGGGGGCTGAGCCTGACCGCCGCCTACGATGCCTCGCGCCTCAACGATCCGACCGTGCAGTCGGCAGCCCACGCCTTTGAAGCTTCGCGGCATGAAGAAGACATCGGGCGTGGCGGCCTTTACCCGCAAGTGTCGCTGACCTCGCGCTACGGCTACGGTGGGCGGACCGACGGCGGTGACGACAGAACCTACGTCAACAGCAATGATTACCAGGCGAACAGCGTGACCCTGGCCGCGCAACAGCCGCTCTACGACAAGGCACGCTGGGCGGCTTATCAGGAGGGTAAGGCGCGCGGTCAACTGGGCAGCCAGGTGTTCGATGTGGCCGGCCAGACCCTGTATGACCGGGTGGCGAAGGGGTATTTCGATGTCGCCCGGGCCGAGAACGAAATCAAGTTGATCACCCAGCAAAAAGCCGCCATCCAAGGCTTGGTCGTTCAAAGTAAAAAGCTTTATGAAGGTGGACAGGGCGCGATCACCGATATCGACGAAGCCCAGGCGCGGCTCGACCTGGTGCAAGCCCAGGAAGCTGAAGCCCAGGCACGCCGGGTGGCGGCTTTGCGGGCCTTGTCCGGGCGTGCCAGCGTGGCCATCGATGACATCCTGCCGATGCGCGAAGAGTTGGCCGCCGGCAGTCCGATCCCGCCGGAGCAGGATTTGCCGTACTGGACGACCATTGCCCGTGAAGCCAGCCCCGAGCTGGCCGCTCGGCTGGCGGCGGTGAAAGTGGCCGAAGCCCAGGCCGACAGCCAGCGCGCCGGGCATTATCCAAGCTTGTCGCTGACCACTCAGTTGACCCGTCGGGAAACCCGTCAATACCAGGAACTCGACCCGCGCCAGGACAGCTACTACGTGGGCGTGCAATTGGATATTCCGTTGTATCGCGGCGGGGCGGTACGGGCGTCGGTGGCCAAGGCCGAAGCGCAACTGGCCGGCGCCCAGTCCGACTACGACGTGCAACGCCAGCAACTGGCCGAGGATATCGAGGCCGATTACCTGGGCGTCGTCGCCGGGTTCACCAAGAGCAAGGCGATGCAGCGGGCGGTGGAGTCCAACCAGCGAGCACTGGCCTCGACGGAAAAAGGCTTCCAGGGCGGTGTGCGTTCCACAGTGGATATTCTTGACGCGCAGCAGCGGCTGTTCCAGGCCCGTCGAGACCTGCTCAACACCAAGCTCGACATGCTGCAGAGTTATGTGAGCCTGCACACCCACACCGGCCAGATGAACCGCGCGGTGCTGGAGCAGGTGCAGAGTTTGTTTTGA
- a CDS encoding HlyD family type I secretion periplasmic adaptor subunit has protein sequence MRDLTPGAQAYSEQGLSVRSTTTLPSASTDAGSAARYGVGFLVLTLGGFLLWACLAPLDQGVVGSGTVVVAGERKAVQSLVGGVVEKLLVSDGDRVTQGQLLVQLNTVQAQSQLNVTLGKLLNDRSIEARLIAERLGSAEIQWPAELLAHADEPRVKAAMALQSQLFITRRAELGSRLQIIEHEAAALQQQLLGYEGVKRNYDAQMRFQQQELEGLRDLAREGYVPRNKLFEAERNAAQLAGQIASGVGDVGRTRQAINESRLKALQAQQEFRRDAETQLSEVSAEAAGYADQIRALQFEVDNGAIRAPVAGQVMDVNIHTVGGVAQAGQTLMQVVPLDAPMAITARFEPLMANKLRPGLPVHVHFTALQRVDTPTVTGTVTTVSADQLINEQTHQPYFSAKVEIPADTVVALQSAGLLVRPGMLADVTVVTGERTLMNYLMKPLRERLLAAFKEE, from the coding sequence ATGCGTGATCTGACACCAGGGGCACAAGCGTACAGCGAGCAGGGGCTGAGCGTGCGCAGTACCACGACGCTGCCCAGCGCCAGCACCGATGCCGGGAGCGCGGCTCGCTATGGCGTGGGATTCCTGGTCCTGACGTTGGGTGGTTTCCTGCTCTGGGCCTGCCTGGCGCCGCTCGACCAGGGCGTGGTCGGCAGCGGCACCGTGGTGGTGGCAGGGGAGCGCAAGGCCGTGCAGTCGCTGGTCGGCGGGGTGGTGGAAAAACTGTTGGTCAGCGATGGCGACCGCGTCACCCAGGGGCAATTGCTGGTGCAGCTCAACACGGTGCAGGCGCAGTCACAGCTGAACGTGACCCTGGGCAAGCTCCTCAATGACCGTAGCATCGAGGCGCGCTTGATTGCCGAGCGCCTGGGCAGCGCCGAGATCCAATGGCCCGCGGAACTGCTGGCGCACGCCGACGAACCGCGCGTCAAGGCGGCCATGGCCTTGCAGAGCCAGTTGTTCATCACCCGCCGCGCGGAACTGGGCAGTCGCTTGCAGATTATCGAGCACGAAGCCGCGGCCTTGCAGCAGCAATTGCTTGGTTACGAAGGCGTCAAGCGCAACTACGACGCGCAGATGCGCTTCCAGCAGCAGGAACTCGAAGGCCTGCGTGATTTAGCCCGGGAAGGTTACGTCCCGCGCAACAAACTGTTTGAGGCCGAGCGCAACGCGGCCCAGTTGGCGGGGCAGATCGCCTCTGGTGTGGGGGATGTCGGCAGGACTCGCCAGGCGATCAACGAAAGCCGGCTCAAGGCCTTGCAGGCGCAGCAGGAGTTCCGCCGCGATGCCGAAACCCAGCTCAGCGAAGTCTCGGCTGAGGCCGCCGGTTATGCCGATCAGATTCGCGCCTTGCAGTTTGAAGTCGACAACGGTGCGATCCGTGCGCCGGTGGCCGGGCAGGTCATGGACGTGAATATTCATACGGTCGGCGGCGTGGCGCAGGCCGGCCAGACCTTGATGCAAGTGGTGCCGCTGGATGCGCCGATGGCGATCACCGCGCGTTTCGAGCCGCTGATGGCCAACAAACTGCGTCCGGGCCTGCCGGTGCACGTGCATTTCACCGCGCTGCAACGGGTGGATACGCCGACGGTTACCGGCACGGTGACGACGGTGTCGGCGGACCAGTTGATCAATGAGCAGACACACCAACCGTACTTCTCCGCCAAGGTCGAGATCCCTGCAGACACCGTGGTTGCGTTGCAGAGCGCCGGCCTGCTGGTTCGCCCGGGCATGCTCGCTGATGTCACGGTGGTGACGGGCGAACGCACCTTGATGAATTACCTGATGAAGCCTTTGCGTGAACGCTTGCTTGCAGCCTTCAAGGAGGAATGA
- a CDS encoding DMT family transporter: protein MTRYINFLLLALMGSTWGLHFVLVKKITSTGVQADLILFPTLLGVAIAFMALMAVSRSSWRINASWWVFLIICSVLGYAFPIWLELIVAPYIDSTLLTLIVTSTPVFCILLGFLLRLATVTVWHLSCAALGISAAMMLLLPSAALPEGSSRLWLAAAIGVPVSYALYNLYVAAAWPKGLGVFTMAAYESVIAALLALPLFMTSTSKVGYQGLLQHGPEVTLLVLVTAVEVWSFFELVRRAGGIYVSFASFAALVAGIAWSALLLDEEITPWMNVSIGAIVLSLLLCLVGDRSQAREAPLSKAA from the coding sequence ATGACCCGTTACATCAACTTTCTTTTACTCGCGTTGATGGGAAGTACTTGGGGGCTGCATTTCGTGCTGGTAAAGAAAATTACCAGCACAGGGGTTCAAGCCGATCTTATTCTGTTTCCGACGCTGCTCGGCGTCGCCATTGCATTCATGGCGCTCATGGCAGTCAGTCGCAGTTCGTGGCGCATCAATGCGTCCTGGTGGGTGTTCCTCATTATTTGCAGCGTGTTGGGCTATGCCTTTCCAATATGGCTTGAGCTGATCGTGGCACCGTACATCGATTCGACGCTGCTCACGCTGATCGTCACCAGTACGCCGGTTTTTTGCATCTTGCTGGGGTTTCTCCTGCGCTTGGCGACGGTCACTGTCTGGCATTTGTCATGCGCTGCCTTGGGAATCAGCGCTGCCATGATGTTACTGCTGCCCAGCGCGGCGCTTCCCGAGGGCTCGTCAAGGCTTTGGCTGGCCGCAGCCATTGGCGTTCCCGTGAGCTACGCGCTGTACAACCTGTACGTCGCCGCAGCCTGGCCCAAGGGGTTAGGCGTGTTCACCATGGCGGCCTATGAGTCGGTGATTGCGGCGTTGTTGGCATTGCCATTGTTCATGACGTCGACGTCGAAGGTGGGGTATCAAGGGCTGCTCCAGCATGGGCCGGAGGTGACGCTGCTGGTTCTGGTCACGGCGGTGGAGGTCTGGTCCTTCTTCGAACTGGTACGCCGGGCCGGTGGGATTTATGTGTCATTCGCCAGTTTCGCTGCGCTGGTAGCAGGCATCGCATGGTCGGCATTATTGCTCGATGAAGAAATTACGCCGTGGATGAATGTCAGCATCGGTGCGATCGTCTTGTCGCTGTTGCTGTGCCTGGTGGGCGACAGAAGCCAGGCTCGCGAGGCGCCGCTGAGCAAGGCTGCCTGA